The nucleotide sequence taatggaagacaatagttgtcaaatcctcaccaacggtgatcagtgctactgagagtagattgtccgcctcatttcccaacgaaatgccaatcgaaagcggaagtgatgcgaacctacttggatgtgacaactaacggaaagaagagtcaatgagcagattttgtgtaggaaggacccaaaacttcagaagtttgcgaggcgatgctcgttaaagctccaacaagcatccacccagtttaggcagcatgtggaaattttgagagactggcgcagtaaggatggtcttttccttcatttggtggatccgcaggaatcaacgaggatcaacacaactcagccaaccccacaccagagtcagagtcattggtgagttgaagcagcatggcggatcaaagttcgactactcaaaaaaaacagcagcggagagcagctgggagccaggaggcgcattgcagctggagcagaagattgaagactcaagcaaaggcgaagagttgcagtgttcacaaaggcttcgacgaggacgtcgaagggataagtgggggagaatgtcacggacaaacttctcaacaagatgttggatgtaatgcttatgtgtgtccgtgtcttttggcatgttcatgccctgtacagaatgtaaaggggcggccgaaggcttataagtcccattttagttgggtggtggcctctttaggcttgtaaataaaggttgtgtcatgtggacacgtgcgagagcttttcggtctgtaatggaccattttaccctttgttgtgccactgttcagagcttgtaaagtctgtttgtaatttgcattgtctatgaagtgtttttcggacatgtttgcttgtggatcccgtttgaggcgttctctctaacccgttctctcttttgatggtcctaagggacaatgggaggcttcggggaggctgacctttgcggacggacacgcaagggtgccgcacgacttaggcaaaaccagctaagtccgtgtcaacatGGTATGGTGGGACATACCCACAGATCAATATGTACCATCTACACCAGTCTCCTATCAAACTGGTACACACTGCCTGTACCAGGCGGTATGCCGTGGTACGACAAACCTTGCTTATAAAATTAGATTAAATGAGATAAAGGAAGTTTTAAAAAACATATAGATTAATGTGTAGGAGTTAATGGTACTTTTATTAAAGTTTTATGTGTATCTGCTATTGCGATTTCAAGGGGCAATTTGATTGACTgattatttcatcaaaattttgaGAATTAAAAAAGATATCTGATGGTTGGAAGAAAAGCTTTTGATCTAGAAGTCCGAGGGAGATATTGAAACGTGTGGAACTTCAAGTAATAAGTGATTTAACAAATAATAAGATGCAAGATGAGTATTTTCAAGAATCAATTTGTTTTTATGCTCGGACTATTGATCGGTGTAGTGGGTTTTAGAAAAGTAATGAATGATCAATACATAAATTGGTATAATAAATGCATAAAAAGTAGCCACTAGCATAGAACAATAGAAAGTATGTCTAGGGTTTATCCTATAACAACAAGGTTACACAAACATTAATTTCTTACCTTCTGAAATTGATGATGGACAAACTTACTGGTCACATTTAGAATAGGAGTCCATGGTGTATGTTATTTGtcgatgatattgatgatagTTTAGTATTAATTACTTCTTAACTTATGGAGATAAAGATTGAAAACTAAAAGTTTTAGACTACGTAGTTCATAACTCTATGAGAAAAACTAAGGGTGTGATAGAGATGGATCATCATGAAGTTCATATCGGTAAGAGTTTCATGTATCTTGGATTTATTATTCAATGATGAAGACATTGTCCATAGAGTAAATAGTGGAATTGTTAAAGACAAAGAAAAGCATTATAAGTTTTGTATGATTGTCATGTGCCCCTTAAATTTAAAATGAACATTTTATGAAACACTTGTAAGACTAGTCATATTCTATGGATTGAATTGTTGGacgaaaaaaagaaaacatataagAAAGTTAGTGTAACCGAGAATATTAAGGTGCAAGTGTGAGTTGcaagaaaagacaaaaaaaaaaaatattctgttTATAAAGAATCAAGGATAACCCCAATAGAACATATGGCGATAGAAAATTGTTTAAGATGAGATCGACATGTTGATACGAAACATATAGTTGTACTAGTAAAAAGATGAGTTAATTGGAATTAATGGTGCaaggaaagaaataagaaaaCATAAGAAAATTTTACTCGACTAAAGATTTTTCCCTACACAGATACTCAATGAATCCAACCCCAAAATTCTTACAACATAATGGCTTATTGTTTTTATTATTGTGGAAGCACAATCATTAATGCAATGTTTACAACGTAAAGTAGGCCACAAAAACCCATTTAGGAGGAAGATGCATGACCTAGATAATGATACTGTTCGAATTTCTCTGGTGTGGACCCACAACCAATTCATGAATAAGAATCCAATTTCCAAATCAACACTTAAGCTCATAAATAGCAGTCTTAGGAAATTATCATGAACTGAACTGTGAAGTTGGGCTATGATAGTGAAGGAACCGACTATACAGAATATATTCGCATTATAAACTCAAAATAACCTTCAGAGTACAAAGAGTGATGAGTTCTACCTGAAGCTGCAAAGTATGGAGGAGGAAATTGCGGACGATCTCGCTTTCCCCCTTAAGCAGGAAAGCTAGGGCAGATGGTACGAAGTCCCTGATAAACACCTGATCGTAGTTCACAGCTTGGTTCGCCGCCGTCACATCATTGGCAGCCACGGTGCCAATTGGTCTCCCGCAATAGCTCACGACTGCCCTGTCCAAAAGCCTCCAGGCCTCCTTCTCCACCTCCGACTGCTCTTTCTCCTGCCGTACTTCCAAGCCACCCTCCAATTGGTCCAAATCCTCAACCTTACCACCGCAAAGCTCCTCTTTTCCCTCCTCCACGTCCGCCACTACCGTATCAACCTCTTCTTTCCTCTCATCCTCAATCGGCACGGCATCAACTCCATCGACCACGATGGGCTTCACGGACATGTTCTGGATGAAAATCCTCTCGAGGTTCTTATCGCCGCCAGAGATCGGATCGACAGAGGTGGAGAACCGCCGCACGCCCCAAAAAGCGTCGAGAATTCCGGGCGCGAACCTGTTGGGATCGCCGGGGCGGAATATGCGGCGGAGGTGGGTGGGTtcggcagcggcggcgggggAGGAACAGGACAAGGGGCGGTGATGGGGACATTTTGGCGAGGGTTCGGCGGTTCTCGTGCACcggagtaggaggaggaagaggcgtcGGCGGTAGGGTTTGGCGGTGGAGAGCCCCATGGCCATGGGGAGGACGGAGAGGGGTCGGAATCGAGGCCGAGAACAAAATTGGTGAAGACCGCGGAGGGGTATAAATGTAAAATGGAGGGGAAAGTGGAGAAGAGACGTGCGGCCGAAACAACGGAGAGAGTGAGAGAGGTGGTTTATGCCGGGCCACAAGAGAAAGGGAGACGAACCGTGCTAATTAGCATGTCTGTCGACGCCATTCGTTCATGCGTTGTCAGCCCAGAATGCGAACGAACCGTGCTAATTAGCATGTCTGCCGCCAAGTCATCTTTCTCGTGTGTTGACGTGGCAACTTGGCAGCCACGGAGGTCTGCAGCGAGTTGCACGTGAAGAAGCAATATTACCCACACTTTTTGGGTCCACCCGCCAATAGCTCGTTTTCACTTTCCACTCGCCATGCCGAATGTATATCATATGTCACCATACGATTCGTTAAGGTAATTAACCAattaatttgataaatataaaaatatctaattaaaaatatctaatatcgaattaattaaattaaaattaagcaTCGAAGAGCATTATCGAGCATCAGTTAATTCCAAAtcgaataattaaaatttttatttaatacatataattttataattcaaatATAGGCCCTTTTCTCGACGAGTAATTAGCAAATAACGTGGCAAAGCCAAGTGGAGCCTCGTGGCACCACACATCTTCCCGGCAAAAGGTGCGGTCAGAAATGCACCCCCGCGTGTGGCCCCCAACGCCCAGATTGCTTGCAAGAAGGAAACAAGACGAAGCCACCCGCCCCCAACCACCAGAGATTGAGAATGAGGTGAAGAAACACCGCGTGGAATGGAAGAAGAAACATCAATCAACTCTCTGTGGGGTTTGATTCAAACTCGAATCCTTTATAGAAGAAAAATTGGCGTGTAGGCAATCCCCTAATTCTTTCAACAAAATGTGAGCCCAATGCCTTGCGATTTACTTACCAAGTGCAACCAACAGAGGATGTGAGCTTTAGCAGATACGAGTGagacagaggaagaagaagaagaagaagaagaagaagagttagCTTATATAGTCGTTGTATTATGGTGTTATGGCGGTCCACCGTAGGTGACTTGAGCTAAGTCAGCAGCCCAAGTTTGGGATCTCCTGGAGCGACTCTGGCTGGCCGTCCTGCAAACAAGGAATGGGTGGGATGGTGACGGTCCTCATCACGCCATAGGCGTTCCAGCAGAAGGGGTCGTCCACCAACTCACCCTCGTGCGGCAGCAGCTCCACCTCCGACATGGTGATGTTGGTGCACGGCAGCGTGTCGCTGCAGGCGAAGTGCATCGGCGGGCTCCGCACGTCGTACGTCCCCTTGATGTTGGCGTAGGTCACGCCGGAGACGTACACCGCGGAGCTCTGGTTCTGGCAGTAGCCCTTGTTGGAGCAGTAGTACTGGTCGATGATGATGCAGTTCCTCACGTTCTCCATGTACACCGTGTCGAAGCTGATGTCCGACACCGATCCCATTCCTCCCTGCCACGTTTTGATCCTCACCCCGTTGTCCGAGTTCCGTATCACCGCGTTCTTCACCGACACGTTCGACACGCAGGCCTCGGAGTTGTGCATACCCAGGCTCCCGATGCTGCGCCATGCCCTCGCCGGCGTCAAGCTTCGCTAACAGGATATCAACATACAGTTGGAGTGCATAGGATCGATGGCGTTACCTGATGCCATGGCCCGGGCCACAAGTGACGTTCTGTATGTCGACGTCGGAGCAACCGGGGCCGATCGAGATGCAGTCGTCACCTGAGCCACTCAACAATCTCTTCCATCAACACTCGCCGTCGAATGGTGGGAATACTACTGCTACTACTACTAACCATTGCTTATCATCGAGTTGTAGATGGTCACGGATCTGGTGTTCTCGATGTGGACGCCGTCGGTGTTGGGGCTGAACGCCGGCGAGTTTATGGACAGTCCCTCGATGTGCACGTCCTCGCAGGCGTCGAACTTGATGTGGAATTGCGGGCTGTTCTCGATGCGCAGGTCTCTCACGGTGAGATTGCAGCTCATGAAGAACCTGATCAACTGAATCCACAACAAGAGAAGAATTCATCATCATCAGCTCGCTGTTCTGTGAAGAAGCTGCTCGATTTGGTCACTCACCACGGGGCTATCGCAAGATCCCGGCAATGTCGATCCATGAGGACCCTGCAACAACAGCAGTCACTGTCATCATTCCCACCTCAATGTGTGAGCGATTCTGAAAAGAGGTCGTCGTTAAGACATACTCTGTGAGGCTTGCAGGGGAGGCTCCACCAGTCTTCTCCGTTGCCTTCGATGGTTCCTTCTCCTCTCAGTGTCATCCCTTCCAGTTGGTAGAACACAAGCCACTGGTGCTTGCTGTCGGATTTCGGCCAGCATTGGGGTCCGTCGGGTGGCATGATGACTCCATCCACCTGCAGTAATCACCACCTCCAATTCCATCACTGGATTCAACCCGAACAAGTAATCTTTGTGCTCAGGATTACCTGGAAAACAAGTCCCGGCTGGCACGGGCCGGGGAAGATGGTGGAGGTTATCATGAAAACGCCATCCGACGGCACAAACAGAGTGGCCGATTCGACGGAACAAGCAGCC is from Musa acuminata AAA Group cultivar baxijiao chromosome BXJ3-8, Cavendish_Baxijiao_AAA, whole genome shotgun sequence and encodes:
- the LOC135645200 gene encoding polygalacturonase At1g48100-like isoform X1 encodes the protein MGIPRALIVLCIATAFLSLGPRGSLGRSHLHNRQQSHGRRGNGGHRLKSPVDSPADPPAAGTSTTVTPSNSSSDSSVFDVRSFGAVGDGVTDDTEAFRSAWRAACSVESATLFVPSDGVFMITSTIFPGPCQPGLVFQVDGVIMPPDGPQCWPKSDSKHQWLVFYQLEGMTLRGEGTIEGNGEDWWSLPCKPHRGPHGSTLPGSCDSPVLIRFFMSCNLTVRDLRIENSPQFHIKFDACEDVHIEGLSINSPAFSPNTDGVHIENTRSVTIYNSMISNGDDCISIGPGCSDVDIQNVTCGPGHGISIGSLGMHNSEACVSNVSVKNAVIRNSDNGVRIKTWQGGMGSVSDISFDTVYMENVRNCIIIDQYYCSNKGYCQNQSSAVYVSGVTYANIKGTYDVRSPPMHFACSDTLPCTNITMSEVELLPHEGELVDDPFCWNAYGVMRTVTIPPIPCLQDGQPESLQEIPNLGC
- the LOC135645200 gene encoding polygalacturonase At1g48100-like isoform X2, encoding MGIPRALIVLCIATAFLSLGPRGSLGRSHLHNRQQSHGRRGNGGHRLKSPVDSPADPPAAGTSTTVTPSNSSSDSSVFDVRSFGAVGDGVTDDTEAFRSAWRAACSVESATLFVPSDGVFMITSTIFPGPCQPGLVFQVDGVIMPPDGPQCWPKSDSKHQWLVFYQLEGMTLRGEGTIEGNGEDWWSLPCKPHRGPHGSTLPGSCDSPVLIRFFMSCNLTVRDLRIENSPQFHIKFDACEDVHIEGLSINSPAFSPNTDGVHIENTRSVTIYNSMISNGDDCISIGPGCSDVDIQNVTCGPGHGISIGSLGMHNSEACVSNVSVKNAVIRNSDNGVRIKTWQGGMGSVSDISFDTVYMENVRNCIIIDQYYCSNKGYCQNQSSAVYVSGVTYANIKGTYDVRSPPMHFACSDTLPCTNITMSEVELLPHEGRPARVAPGDPKLGLLT